The proteins below are encoded in one region of Ornithinimicrobium avium:
- a CDS encoding phage holin family protein yields the protein MATPVDPGKQPHVGLTGDRTIGQLVSDVSTDISQIMRGEIELAKAEIKQDVGHAGKGAGMFVGAGVLGLYGLGLLLLGLAGVIAIWLSWWAGLLIVAAVLFVVAAILALVGKKQISQVKGKPERAISHAQQTVATLKQAPAQLRGGSSGPTAPALPETTTVP from the coding sequence ATGGCAACCCCCGTCGATCCAGGCAAGCAGCCCCACGTGGGGCTGACCGGAGACCGCACCATCGGCCAGCTCGTCAGCGACGTGTCGACGGACATCTCCCAGATCATGCGCGGCGAGATCGAGCTCGCCAAGGCCGAGATCAAGCAGGACGTAGGCCACGCGGGCAAGGGTGCCGGCATGTTCGTCGGCGCCGGCGTCCTCGGGCTCTACGGGCTCGGCCTGCTCCTGCTGGGGCTGGCCGGCGTCATCGCGATCTGGCTCAGCTGGTGGGCCGGGCTGCTCATCGTGGCCGCCGTGCTCTTCGTGGTCGCGGCCATCCTGGCGCTGGTCGGCAAGAAGCAGATCTCCCAGGTCAAGGGCAAGCCGGAGCGGGCGATCAGCCACGCCCAGCAGACCGTCGCCACCCTCAAGCAGGCGCCCGCCCAGCTCAGGGGCGGCTCCTCCGGCCCGACCGCCCCGGCGCTGCCGGAGACCACCACCGTTCCCTGA
- a CDS encoding Fic family protein — protein MTSPALAALADLARTPGVAEGIETARQACTELRWHQALRRRIPEAAAESRVRGAAASAMLEGAEPAGSQRSADLVRDLVRGALPWDERDEDPVWRVLAGVVRATSATEHVGAAQLRAPAQVLASLHTAAAGELLPMAQVGRPRAAGEECREWTELGQAPGPKEVAERLALVHELVAAVPAGSVPVLLVAAVVHAELVTARPFVLGNGVVARAMERAVLRVGGLDPTGVAVPEVGHADRAGSDYRGAITAYASGGREGVRLWLLHCAESVTRAAAEGTRVADAVLAGRLEGR, from the coding sequence GTGACCTCGCCCGCACTCGCCGCCCTGGCCGACCTCGCCCGGACGCCTGGTGTCGCCGAGGGGATCGAGACGGCCCGACAGGCCTGCACCGAGCTGCGCTGGCACCAGGCCCTGCGCCGTCGCATCCCCGAGGCGGCCGCCGAGTCGCGGGTCCGCGGCGCCGCCGCCAGCGCCATGCTCGAGGGGGCCGAGCCCGCGGGCTCGCAGCGCAGCGCGGACCTCGTGCGCGACCTCGTGCGCGGCGCGCTTCCCTGGGACGAGCGGGACGAGGACCCGGTATGGCGTGTGCTCGCCGGTGTCGTCCGGGCCACCTCGGCGACCGAGCACGTGGGTGCCGCGCAGCTGCGCGCGCCCGCGCAGGTGCTCGCCTCGCTGCACACGGCGGCCGCCGGTGAGCTGCTGCCGATGGCCCAGGTGGGTCGTCCCCGCGCGGCCGGTGAGGAATGCCGCGAGTGGACCGAGCTGGGTCAGGCGCCCGGGCCGAAGGAGGTCGCCGAGCGGCTGGCGCTCGTGCACGAGCTGGTGGCTGCGGTCCCTGCCGGCTCGGTCCCCGTCCTGCTCGTCGCGGCGGTCGTCCATGCCGAGCTGGTCACGGCTCGCCCGTTCGTGCTGGGCAACGGCGTCGTGGCGCGGGCCATGGAGCGCGCCGTGCTGCGCGTGGGGGGTCTTGACCCCACAGGTGTCGCCGTGCCGGAGGTCGGGCACGCCGACCGGGCCGGGTCCGACTATCGGGGGGCGATCACCGCCTACGCCTCCGGCGGGCGCGAGGGCGTGCGGCTGTGGCTGCTGCACTGCGCCGAGTCGGTCACCCGGGCCGCGGCCGAGGGCACGCGGGTCGCCGACGCGGTGCTGGCCGGCCGGCTCGAGGGTCGCTGA
- a CDS encoding TadA family conjugal transfer-associated ATPase: MSEVRPDVLAALGPLAPHVGDEEVTDVLVNGSSGVWVDRGHGVERVETGLTDERSVRRLAVRLAGLAGQRLDDSSPWVDGLLPGGVRLHAVLPPLVAGGPHVSLRVPRRRGPSLDDLRAWGALDGRALALLRAVVRSRTSFVLTGGTGCGKTTVLAAMLADVPHDERIAVVEDVRELQIGHPHVVHLQGRSNNVEGRGEVTLTTLVRQCLRMRPDRVVVGEVRGAEVRELLAALNTGHEGGCGTVHANAATDLVSRMEALGALASMTPAAVHVQLASAIQVVLHMTRLPDGGRALAEVAVLDRSGEGLRTLPALTGGPGAWTEGPGWAVLQQRLLLPGRAGDEP; this comes from the coding sequence GTGAGCGAGGTCCGCCCCGACGTGCTCGCCGCACTGGGGCCGCTCGCTCCGCACGTCGGGGACGAGGAGGTCACCGACGTCCTCGTCAACGGTTCCTCCGGGGTATGGGTCGACCGCGGCCACGGGGTCGAGCGGGTCGAGACCGGTCTGACCGACGAGCGCAGCGTGCGACGTCTCGCCGTGCGCCTGGCCGGCCTCGCCGGGCAGCGTCTGGACGACAGCAGCCCGTGGGTCGACGGGCTCCTGCCCGGCGGCGTGCGGTTGCACGCGGTCCTGCCGCCACTGGTCGCCGGCGGTCCGCACGTGAGCCTCCGCGTCCCGCGCCGCAGGGGGCCCTCGCTCGACGACCTGCGGGCGTGGGGCGCCCTGGACGGGCGTGCTCTCGCCCTGCTCCGGGCGGTCGTGCGCTCCCGCACCTCCTTCGTCCTCACCGGCGGGACCGGGTGCGGCAAGACGACCGTCCTGGCCGCGATGCTGGCCGACGTCCCGCACGACGAACGGATCGCGGTCGTCGAGGACGTGCGCGAGCTGCAGATCGGCCATCCGCACGTCGTCCACCTGCAGGGCAGGAGCAACAACGTGGAGGGCCGGGGCGAGGTGACGCTGACCACGCTCGTGCGCCAGTGCCTGCGGATGCGTCCGGACCGAGTGGTGGTCGGCGAGGTGAGGGGCGCGGAGGTCAGGGAGCTCCTGGCCGCGCTCAACACCGGTCACGAGGGAGGCTGCGGCACCGTCCACGCCAACGCGGCCACCGATCTCGTCAGCCGCATGGAGGCGCTCGGTGCGCTGGCTTCGATGACGCCTGCGGCGGTCCACGTGCAGCTGGCGAGCGCCATCCAGGTCGTCCTGCACATGACCCGGCTCCCGGACGGCGGACGCGCGCTCGCCGAGGTGGCTGTGCTCGACCGCTCGGGCGAGGGGCTGCGCACGCTCCCAGCCCTGACCGGAGGGCCCGGCGCATGGACCGAGGGTCCGGGCTGGGCGGTCCTCCAGCAGCGGCTCCTCCTCCCAGGGCGAGCGGGCGACGAGCCGTGA
- a CDS encoding type II secretion system F family protein, translated as MQLLDGLAAALEAGLSTEHALRVVLEPVGPAGSLGPWSELSRAAREGQPLAPSWSRLARRTGSPTAASVARAWSVAASTGAPLAAAVRSSAHAARERHRLERAVEVATAGARATATVLGLLPLAGVGLAALLGIGPVALYGDALALASAGLGLLLLAGGHATVRRMVRGVLVGVT; from the coding sequence GTGCAGCTCCTCGACGGCCTCGCCGCCGCGCTGGAGGCCGGCCTCTCCACCGAGCACGCGCTGCGCGTGGTCCTCGAGCCGGTGGGACCTGCCGGATCGCTCGGTCCGTGGTCCGAGCTGTCCCGGGCCGCCCGGGAGGGGCAGCCTCTCGCCCCGTCATGGTCGCGGTTGGCCCGCCGCACCGGCAGCCCGACGGCCGCCTCGGTGGCCAGGGCCTGGTCCGTCGCGGCGAGCACCGGGGCGCCGCTCGCGGCCGCTGTGCGGTCCAGCGCCCACGCCGCGCGGGAACGTCACCGTCTCGAGCGGGCCGTCGAGGTCGCCACCGCCGGAGCGCGGGCCACCGCGACCGTCCTCGGTCTCCTCCCGCTGGCGGGGGTCGGGCTGGCCGCGCTGCTGGGTATCGGTCCCGTCGCGCTCTACGGCGACGCGCTGGCCCTGGCCTCCGCCGGGCTGGGGCTGCTGCTGCTGGCCGGTGGGCACGCGACCGTCCGCCGCATGGTCAGAGGTGTCCTGGTCGGTGTCACCTGA
- a CDS encoding type II secretion system F family protein has protein sequence MTGTRTVVLVLLPLVAAAAVLLWPAGPRPAWTPAGRRRGARGRWRPGRAAGAGHRAEGDGPAGRGLVAEALELVALALAGGGSLVSAVAWVAQVLPGATGERLAEVAARLGEGVPVEQAWEDAGEQWAPAVRSLRLAEGAGVPPGEALTRAAADLRREAVGDVEVGAAKLGVRLVLPLGLAYLPAFVLTTVVPVVLALTRDLVW, from the coding sequence ATGACGGGCACCCGGACGGTGGTGCTGGTGCTGCTTCCTCTGGTCGCCGCCGCCGCGGTCCTGCTGTGGCCGGCAGGGCCGCGCCCGGCCTGGACCCCCGCCGGCCGGCGGAGGGGTGCCCGCGGCAGGTGGCGCCCCGGTCGGGCTGCCGGTGCCGGCCACCGTGCCGAGGGTGACGGCCCAGCCGGACGAGGGCTCGTGGCCGAGGCTCTCGAGCTGGTGGCCCTGGCCCTCGCTGGTGGTGGATCGCTCGTCTCCGCTGTGGCGTGGGTGGCCCAGGTCCTTCCCGGCGCGACCGGGGAACGGCTCGCGGAGGTCGCGGCCCGGCTGGGCGAGGGTGTCCCCGTGGAGCAGGCGTGGGAGGACGCTGGGGAGCAGTGGGCGCCGGCCGTCAGGAGCCTGCGGCTGGCCGAGGGGGCCGGGGTGCCTCCCGGCGAAGCCCTGACCCGCGCGGCGGCGGACCTGCGCCGGGAGGCGGTCGGCGACGTCGAGGTGGGCGCAGCCAAGCTGGGGGTGCGGCTCGTGCTCCCGCTCGGACTGGCCTATCTGCCGGCCTTCGTGCTCACCACCGTCGTGCCCGTCGTCCTCGCGCTGACCCGGGACCTCGTCTGGTGA
- a CDS encoding DUF4244 domain-containing protein produces the protein MRKSTMRRRVGLGLAQLRRHSEAGMSTAEYAVGTIAACAFAALLLMVIKSGAVEGLVTTVITTALSVSL, from the coding sequence ATGAGGAAGAGCACCATGCGTCGGCGGGTCGGTCTCGGACTGGCCCAGCTGCGTCGGCACAGCGAGGCGGGGATGAGCACGGCGGAGTACGCCGTCGGCACCATCGCCGCGTGCGCGTTCGCCGCGCTGCTGCTGATGGTCATCAAGTCCGGTGCCGTCGAGGGGCTGGTCACGACGGTCATCACCACCGCACTGTCGGTGTCCCTGTGA
- a CDS encoding TadE family type IV pilus minor pilin, translating into MRGRGCRRGERGLATAELAVALPAVVLVLALCLTAMTLGVDLVRCEDAARAGARAASRGEAVTLVREVVASRAPAGSTVEVDAEAETVTVRVSAPGRVRLLPALPGARASAAALWEPGARP; encoded by the coding sequence GTGAGAGGGCGCGGGTGCCGGCGCGGCGAGCGGGGGCTGGCCACCGCCGAGCTGGCGGTGGCGCTCCCCGCCGTCGTGCTGGTGCTCGCGCTCTGCCTCACGGCGATGACCCTCGGGGTCGACCTCGTCAGGTGCGAGGACGCGGCGCGCGCCGGTGCACGCGCCGCGTCCCGCGGTGAGGCCGTGACCTTGGTCCGGGAGGTGGTGGCGAGCCGGGCGCCGGCCGGGTCGACGGTCGAGGTGGACGCGGAAGCCGAGACCGTGACCGTCCGGGTGAGCGCTCCTGGCCGCGTCCGCCTGCTGCCCGCACTGCCCGGTGCTCGGGCGTCCGCCGCCGCTCTCTGGGAACCGGGAGCCCGCCCGTGA
- a CDS encoding Rv3654c family TadE-like protein, whose product MGSSPLPSRVGSTDRGSGTVLAIGLIGVLTTLLVAGLLVAAVALAGQRARSAADLAALAVAGRALEGTGTATACAAGGSVAGLHGAVLVSCTVVPDAAGLPRARVEVRRDVPGTSWSATARAVAGGVMTDE is encoded by the coding sequence GTGGGCTCGTCGCCGCTCCCGAGCCGGGTCGGATCGACGGACAGAGGGTCCGGCACGGTGCTGGCGATCGGGCTGATCGGTGTCCTGACCACCCTGCTGGTCGCGGGGCTGCTCGTGGCGGCCGTCGCGCTGGCCGGGCAGCGCGCACGCTCGGCGGCCGACCTGGCGGCGCTCGCCGTGGCCGGCCGTGCCCTGGAGGGTACGGGGACCGCCACGGCCTGCGCGGCCGGTGGATCGGTCGCCGGGTTGCACGGGGCGGTCCTCGTCTCGTGCACGGTCGTGCCCGACGCGGCTGGGTTGCCGCGGGCGCGGGTCGAAGTGCGCAGGGACGTCCCGGGGACCTCCTGGAGCGCGACCGCCCGGGCGGTCGCGGGAGGCGTCATGACGGACGAGTGA
- a CDS encoding hemerythrin domain-containing protein, which translates to MVDEPTLTAALEREHHEIDAGLEAFAAGQEAGQPQPEQLARAAAALRRHIYLEEEFLFPPLRAAGLMGPVLVMLREHGEIWRTLDELEQAAARSGGGATDRCRELLGQLERHNAKEEPIVYPEGDAKLDDATKQRLHGFIEDGTMPEGWVCAMAAPRG; encoded by the coding sequence ATGGTGGACGAGCCCACCCTGACCGCCGCGCTGGAGCGCGAGCACCACGAGATCGACGCCGGCCTGGAGGCGTTCGCCGCGGGGCAGGAGGCGGGACAGCCCCAGCCCGAGCAGCTCGCCCGCGCGGCTGCGGCGCTGCGCCGGCACATCTACCTCGAGGAGGAGTTCCTCTTCCCGCCGCTGCGTGCGGCCGGACTGATGGGGCCCGTCCTGGTCATGCTGCGCGAGCACGGTGAGATCTGGCGGACGCTGGACGAGCTCGAGCAGGCGGCGGCGAGGAGCGGGGGCGGTGCCACGGACCGCTGCCGCGAGCTCCTCGGCCAGCTGGAGAGGCACAACGCCAAGGAGGAGCCGATCGTCTACCCCGAGGGCGACGCCAAGCTCGACGACGCGACCAAGCAGCGGCTCCACGGCTTCATCGAGGACGGGACCATGCCCGAGGGGTGGGTCTGCGCCATGGCCGCCCCCCGCGGCTGA
- a CDS encoding LapA family protein: MEHARKGPTMLVIGFLLILLAAAAIAYVLLATAGDPAVQISYGVLNVEITPLWLYLAGVLTLLVAALGVWIVGVGARTKARRGREVRELRKQARETDRRATRTGDSQVPPRTGAAGTTGARTAPPTGPRPTTTTPPATGTGPRTTTPPPGTTRRNPLDPDA; encoded by the coding sequence ATGGAGCACGCCCGGAAAGGTCCGACCATGCTCGTCATCGGCTTCCTGCTCATCCTGCTGGCCGCAGCCGCCATCGCCTACGTCCTGCTGGCCACCGCCGGCGACCCCGCCGTGCAGATCAGCTACGGCGTGCTCAACGTCGAGATCACCCCGCTGTGGCTCTACCTCGCCGGCGTGCTGACCCTGCTGGTCGCCGCCCTCGGCGTGTGGATCGTCGGGGTCGGTGCCCGCACCAAGGCGCGCCGTGGACGCGAGGTCCGCGAGCTGCGCAAGCAGGCCAGGGAGACCGACCGCCGGGCGACGCGCACGGGCGACTCCCAGGTGCCGCCGCGGACCGGCGCCGCAGGCACGACCGGGGCGCGGACGGCGCCCCCGACCGGCCCGCGGCCGACGACGACGACTCCGCCGGCGACCGGCACGGGGCCCAGGACGACGACTCCGCCCCCGGGCACGACCCGCCGGAACCCGCTCGACCCCGACGCCTGA